Proteins from a single region of Desulfovibrio sp. JC022:
- a CDS encoding polysaccharide deacetylase, with amino-acid sequence MRQLNRLVVALLIVLFSLSCAFAEPVKRKVLVLYNSAEGRSARGNSFVEGFAAPLNYLGFLYEVRDVAVRPLPSDKRMSEYGAVFTTFSEDKIEKPDVYLSWLIKQQNSGKKVIIAGSLGAYAGPDTVPADPKLLKQVFSNLGFSYQGNATHDQYRLKYESVDPANMNFERKLPLFPERYVQFVPQDKGVESWVTVALKGKPDSTATAVGVGPHGGFALDGYMRWQDEIDYQKQWYLNPFEFLRICLDLKGVPALTPTTLNGKRVAFAHIDGDGFAGYTEIDKQKVCGEIVMERIFERYDFPNSASVIAGEINPAVKGSVDNIEIARTMFEMSNVETSSHSYTHPYAWNAKVRESKEYAEDFVIGQYEIKGYKFDAQYEIVDSCDYISENLAPLEKPCKVLFWSGMCDPTEEQVAIADKAGILNMNGGDTVFDARRNSYFGVSPLYRALGKHNQIYTGQANENILTNLWSGPFFGFRNIVNTMKRTGSPRRIMPIDIYYHFYSGEKFASLKALEDVYEWALSQDAARVFASAYIKMVNGCLAAKVGKLGTDRFVFRDYADCLSVRLDGMERVPDLAKCKNVLGYDIQPEGIFVHLRPGTARAEIVLSADMTVNDNFAYLKNGSGWVRNFERTAKGVHFDFECFSKGNFALGGLAPGRKYKVLRKDGPPLELSSNGDGILQVNGVTTGFMEIDLI; translated from the coding sequence ATGCGTCAGCTGAATAGGCTTGTTGTCGCACTTCTAATTGTTCTTTTCAGCTTGTCCTGTGCTTTTGCTGAGCCGGTAAAGCGTAAGGTGTTGGTTTTATACAATAGCGCAGAGGGGCGTTCCGCAAGAGGTAATAGTTTTGTGGAAGGTTTCGCCGCTCCTCTCAATTACCTCGGCTTTTTGTATGAGGTACGGGACGTTGCGGTGCGACCTCTGCCTTCAGATAAAAGAATGTCCGAGTACGGGGCGGTATTCACCACATTTTCCGAGGATAAAATTGAGAAGCCGGATGTTTATCTTTCATGGCTGATCAAGCAGCAGAATTCCGGCAAAAAAGTTATAATAGCCGGTTCTCTGGGGGCTTATGCCGGGCCGGACACTGTTCCCGCTGACCCGAAGCTGCTGAAGCAGGTATTTTCGAATTTAGGTTTTTCATATCAGGGTAATGCAACACATGATCAGTACCGTCTCAAATATGAGTCTGTTGATCCTGCGAATATGAATTTTGAGCGTAAGTTGCCGTTGTTCCCAGAAAGGTATGTTCAATTTGTTCCGCAAGATAAAGGTGTTGAGTCATGGGTGACTGTAGCCCTTAAGGGGAAGCCTGATTCTACTGCTACAGCAGTCGGAGTGGGACCGCACGGCGGTTTTGCTTTGGATGGGTATATGCGCTGGCAGGATGAGATAGATTACCAGAAGCAATGGTATCTTAATCCTTTTGAGTTTTTAAGGATTTGTCTGGATTTAAAGGGTGTGCCCGCTCTGACTCCAACGACCTTGAACGGTAAGCGGGTTGCTTTTGCCCATATCGATGGGGACGGTTTTGCCGGCTATACCGAGATAGATAAGCAGAAGGTTTGCGGGGAAATCGTCATGGAGCGCATTTTTGAACGCTATGACTTTCCCAATTCCGCTTCGGTTATTGCCGGTGAGATTAATCCGGCGGTGAAGGGCAGTGTGGATAATATTGAAATTGCCCGGACTATGTTTGAGATGTCGAATGTGGAGACTTCATCTCATTCATACACCCATCCTTACGCATGGAATGCCAAGGTGCGTGAGTCAAAAGAATATGCGGAAGATTTTGTCATCGGGCAGTATGAAATCAAAGGTTATAAGTTTGATGCCCAATATGAAATCGTAGATTCATGTGATTATATTTCTGAAAATCTGGCTCCGTTGGAAAAGCCTTGTAAAGTTCTTTTCTGGTCCGGCATGTGCGACCCTACGGAAGAGCAGGTAGCCATTGCTGACAAGGCCGGAATCCTGAACATGAATGGCGGAGATACTGTTTTTGATGCCCGTCGTAATTCTTATTTCGGGGTGTCTCCACTTTATCGCGCTTTGGGCAAACACAACCAGATTTATACCGGGCAGGCCAACGAAAATATTCTGACCAATCTTTGGTCCGGGCCCTTTTTCGGATTTCGTAACATTGTGAATACCATGAAACGGACCGGTTCACCGCGTCGAATCATGCCCATTGACATCTATTACCATTTCTACAGCGGCGAGAAATTCGCATCCCTGAAAGCTCTTGAGGATGTTTACGAATGGGCACTCAGTCAGGATGCGGCAAGGGTTTTTGCTTCCGCTTATATAAAAATGGTCAACGGTTGCCTTGCTGCTAAAGTGGGTAAGCTTGGGACGGATCGTTTTGTTTTTCGGGATTATGCGGATTGCCTTTCCGTGCGTTTGGATGGAATGGAGCGGGTTCCTGATCTTGCAAAATGTAAAAATGTACTCGGGTATGACATCCAGCCTGAAGGCATTTTTGTGCATCTGCGGCCCGGAACTGCGCGTGCGGAGATCGTTTTGAGTGCAGATATGACGGTTAACGATAACTTTGCCTATCTTAAGAACGGGTCCGGCTGGGTGCGCAATTTTGAGCGTACAGCAAAGGGTGTGCATTTTGATTTTGAATGTTTCAGCAAGGGAAATTTTGCTCTGGGCGGTCTTGCGCCGGGTCGAAAATACAAGGTGCTCCGTAAGGATGGACCGCCACTTGAACTTAGCAGCAACGGTGACGGAATATTGCAGGTTAACGGTGTGACCACAGGTTTCATGGAGATTGATCTGATTTGA
- a CDS encoding endo alpha-1,4 polygalactosaminidase: protein MYGIFEQHCAGNPCGNGGSNVSRFCAIVALLVVSFTLFGRTFAFGGSNGVDSWVCYYGSADRAAELSGFDLLVSAPGGQDPAPLRAKGVKVLTYVSLGEVAGNGPYYEDAKRLDLLVRHNENWDSWVVDVRRPQWSELLLTRIIPDALSAGYDGLFFDTLDSPIDMQRRDPDRYKGTERSCVDLVRAIRKKYPKLLLCQNRGFEIVRRTAPYINYLLIEGLSSSMDLATSIRTDVSKTDRDFLIAKAEDARKANPKLVVLTLDYVPGEDKQEIEKAYDFSRRLGFVPYVSTPALNEVFIHASAE, encoded by the coding sequence ATGTACGGAATCTTTGAACAGCATTGCGCAGGAAACCCTTGCGGAAATGGTGGCAGCAATGTCAGCCGTTTCTGCGCAATAGTCGCGCTGCTTGTGGTCTCCTTTACCCTTTTCGGCAGGACGTTCGCCTTTGGCGGAAGTAATGGTGTCGATTCATGGGTCTGTTATTACGGAAGTGCGGACCGGGCGGCGGAGCTGTCCGGTTTCGATTTGCTGGTTTCTGCTCCCGGCGGTCAGGACCCGGCTCCTTTGCGCGCAAAGGGGGTAAAGGTACTGACTTATGTCAGCCTTGGAGAAGTGGCTGGAAACGGTCCGTATTATGAGGATGCCAAGCGTCTGGATCTGCTTGTGCGTCACAATGAAAATTGGGATTCATGGGTGGTGGATGTGCGCCGCCCGCAGTGGAGTGAGCTGCTTTTGACCCGTATTATCCCGGATGCATTATCAGCGGGATATGACGGGCTTTTTTTTGATACCTTGGATTCGCCCATTGATATGCAGCGTAGGGACCCGGACAGGTACAAGGGTACCGAGAGGAGTTGCGTGGATTTAGTGCGGGCTATCAGGAAAAAGTATCCCAAGTTGCTGCTCTGTCAGAACCGGGGATTTGAAATAGTTCGGCGTACTGCTCCGTATATCAATTATTTGCTTATTGAGGGGCTTAGCAGTTCCATGGATCTGGCTACATCCATCCGCACGGATGTCTCCAAAACCGACCGTGATTTTCTTATTGCCAAGGCGGAAGACGCCCGCAAGGCCAACCCGAAACTGGTGGTCCTGACCCTTGATTACGTGCCTGGCGAGGATAAGCAGGAAATTGAAAAAGCTTACGATTTTTCACGCAGGCTGGGCTTTGTTCCTTATGTCAGCACTCCCGCATTAAATGAGGTGTTTATCCATGCGTCAGCTGAATAG
- a CDS encoding GNA1162 family protein, producing the protein MKKNFFTTFIFLFFLAGCSGTYMKDYVQPNGVASEARHAAVLPLVNLTNTPNAGRMVGDLLTTELYASTKFDLMESTDMLERIKGDEDDLEFVMEDVVAQKLGNKLGVDTVIYGSVTEYQYKRGVNQSPTVGINLRMIDVSSGNVLWASSSSKSGGCFFGCTESLNSIAQETLAEMVAAMSAVSAQ; encoded by the coding sequence GTGAAAAAAAACTTTTTCACTACTTTTATTTTTCTTTTCTTTCTTGCCGGATGTTCCGGTACTTACATGAAAGATTACGTACAACCCAACGGGGTTGCCAGTGAGGCGCGTCATGCGGCTGTTCTGCCGCTGGTGAACCTGACCAATACCCCTAATGCTGGACGTATGGTCGGGGACCTGCTGACTACTGAACTTTATGCTTCTACAAAGTTTGACCTCATGGAATCTACCGATATGCTTGAGCGTATCAAGGGTGATGAGGATGATCTTGAATTTGTGATGGAAGATGTGGTGGCTCAGAAACTGGGCAACAAGCTCGGCGTGGATACCGTTATCTACGGTTCTGTTACCGAATATCAGTACAAGCGCGGGGTTAATCAGAGCCCGACCGTTGGTATCAATTTGCGTATGATTGATGTTTCTTCAGGTAACGTGCTTTGGGCTTCATCTTCTTCCAAGAGCGGGGGGTGCTTTTTCGGATGTACGGAATCTTTGAACAGCATTGCGCAGGAAACCCTTGCGGAAATGGTGGCAGCAATGTCAGCCGTTTCTGCGCAATAG
- a CDS encoding MJ1477/TM1410 family putative glycoside hydrolase gives MKINITIFLTLLSLIAACASTTANSPANRPAEQLKQEIKMIPPHKRINSWAYQLQGPSVATLAESPYELLVIDYSKDGSDKNKFSAKEISILHKFNKTVLCYFSIGEAEEYRFYWKKEWAENPPRFLGPENPDWAKNYKVKYWREDWWEIGLRPYLDRILEAGFDGVYLDIVDAYWFWHEQGMEVKDTANEMVKLIKRIGDYTRKKTGKNFIICPQNGMGVFKDCSPEYKEVYFKTIDMVGLESLLFNIHSEGDKNYRIQLAKQLADAGKTILDVEYIKESQYKNYLKQVKALDFKLVPYGSTPDAELDGITDFWKFK, from the coding sequence ATGAAAATTAATATAACAATTTTTCTGACCCTACTGTCCCTGATTGCCGCCTGCGCATCAACTACTGCGAATTCTCCCGCCAACAGACCGGCTGAACAACTGAAACAGGAGATAAAGATGATCCCGCCACATAAAAGAATCAACAGCTGGGCCTATCAACTGCAAGGTCCGTCAGTGGCTACGCTGGCTGAATCCCCTTACGAGCTGCTGGTGATTGATTATTCAAAAGACGGTTCAGATAAAAATAAATTTTCAGCAAAAGAAATATCCATCCTTCATAAATTCAACAAAACCGTGCTCTGCTATTTCTCCATCGGAGAAGCTGAAGAGTACCGTTTTTACTGGAAAAAGGAATGGGCTGAAAATCCACCTCGCTTTCTCGGACCGGAAAATCCGGATTGGGCCAAGAATTACAAAGTGAAATACTGGCGCGAAGATTGGTGGGAAATAGGATTACGCCCCTATCTGGACCGCATACTTGAAGCGGGATTTGACGGCGTTTATCTCGACATAGTGGACGCATACTGGTTCTGGCACGAGCAGGGCATGGAAGTGAAAGATACAGCGAATGAAATGGTCAAACTAATCAAAAGAATAGGCGACTACACCCGCAAGAAAACCGGGAAAAATTTTATTATCTGCCCCCAGAACGGCATGGGAGTATTTAAAGATTGCTCCCCGGAATACAAAGAAGTCTACTTCAAAACAATAGACATGGTCGGCCTTGAAAGCTTGCTGTTCAACATCCATAGTGAAGGTGACAAAAATTATCGCATACAACTGGCAAAACAACTCGCTGATGCAGGCAAAACAATTCTCGACGTAGAATACATCAAAGAATCACAGTACAAAAACTACCTGAAGCAGGTAAAAGCTCTGGATTTCAAACTGGTCCCCTACGGTTCAACGCCCGATGCGGAGCTGGATGGGATTACTGATTTTTGGAAATTTAAGTAA
- a CDS encoding sulfite exporter TauE/SafE family protein, which produces MRKLFTIFIVLICCLCGVSAQAHPLGEVVQETTVMNEGSRLLIIYDTSIGPSITATLIPDADHDGSVSGSEERKLSRDISGLLLPNLEVYLDDKQVTPELYYDSVSPAPGGYNNGLRSNLVYAIPLPKEDFGKHYLKFSDNNFQTGELKWLKWKVQADPQFSVVKTSPDSRELNYQFFAKKIEGQGASFPTPMPTVDDNGIKPSPQEDSSQAALKDYLAQENLGPGAILFALGLAFFLGMGHALSPGHGKAMVAAYLIGRSGRIRDAFTLGTIVTITHVASVIVLGIAALLLSRYFLPGDLYPWLGAFSGSLVFAVGYMMLARRAVHSHGHSHHHDHGHSHVHYHGHTHDHGSGDAPVSWWSMLSLGIAGGMVPCPTALVVLLASVAFGRIVFGLLLILAFSLGLAAVLIIIGILTVRASKLTERFSGSRRWIENLPVLSAGLVMLAGIAIALNALHAGGILRFNI; this is translated from the coding sequence GTGCGAAAGCTGTTTACCATATTTATTGTTTTGATTTGCTGTCTGTGCGGAGTATCGGCGCAGGCTCATCCACTGGGGGAAGTGGTGCAGGAAACCACAGTCATGAACGAGGGCAGCAGGCTTCTTATTATTTATGATACTTCTATCGGCCCATCCATCACTGCCACGCTTATTCCTGATGCCGATCATGACGGCAGTGTTTCCGGTTCTGAAGAACGCAAGCTCTCGCGGGATATCAGCGGTCTCCTGCTTCCTAATCTGGAAGTCTATCTGGATGATAAGCAGGTAACGCCTGAACTTTATTATGATTCGGTTTCTCCGGCACCGGGCGGATATAACAACGGGCTGCGTTCCAATCTGGTTTACGCCATCCCTTTGCCAAAAGAGGATTTCGGCAAGCATTACCTTAAATTTTCCGATAACAATTTTCAGACCGGGGAACTCAAGTGGCTGAAGTGGAAGGTGCAGGCCGACCCGCAATTCAGTGTGGTCAAAACTTCACCTGATTCGCGGGAACTCAATTATCAGTTTTTTGCCAAGAAGATTGAAGGGCAGGGAGCTTCGTTTCCCACTCCGATGCCAACTGTGGATGATAACGGAATCAAGCCCAGCCCGCAGGAAGATTCCAGCCAAGCCGCGCTTAAAGATTACCTGGCGCAGGAAAATCTTGGACCGGGAGCTATTCTCTTTGCCCTTGGTCTGGCTTTTTTTCTGGGCATGGGGCACGCGCTCAGTCCGGGACACGGCAAGGCCATGGTTGCGGCCTATCTCATCGGGCGCAGCGGGCGTATCCGTGATGCCTTTACTCTCGGGACCATCGTAACCATCACTCACGTTGCCAGCGTGATTGTGCTTGGCATCGCGGCTTTGCTGCTTTCGCGCTATTTTCTGCCCGGCGACCTTTATCCGTGGCTGGGGGCATTTTCCGGTTCACTGGTCTTTGCGGTGGGCTACATGATGCTGGCCCGCAGGGCAGTGCACAGCCATGGACATTCCCATCATCACGACCACGGCCATTCACATGTTCACTATCACGGACACACTCATGATCATGGAAGCGGGGACGCTCCGGTTTCATGGTGGTCCATGCTCAGCCTCGGTATTGCAGGGGGCATGGTGCCCTGCCCGACAGCGTTGGTGGTGCTGCTGGCTTCGGTTGCTTTCGGGCGGATTGTTTTCGGACTTTTGCTGATCCTTGCGTTCAGCCTTGGGCTTGCCGCTGTGCTGATCATTATCGGTATCCTGACTGTGCGGGCATCGAAGCTTACCGAAAGGTTTTCCGGGTCACGCAGGTGGATTGAGAATCTGCCCGTACTAAGTGCCGGACTGGTCATGCTGGCCGGGATCGCCATTGCGTTGAATGCGTTGCATGCCGGGGGAATATTGCGGTTTAATATTTAA
- a CDS encoding TetR/AcrR family transcriptional regulator: protein MARKQQEKSLQTKKELMESANELFGKKGFVETTVAEITKHAGYAKGSFYRHWVSKDKLFLEIVEEKLTEYRNSRDDRLDKARSLEEVMNIIWDFLENIVRDQNWAKVFLEFTIYASRVPELREDLSLSQYRLSEEVFADLVRDFVETDYPPEKIGAFNTVLFEGYMVRSSIESGFMIQSSNGAGLIGFEDVREAAITLALTNGLKKAE, encoded by the coding sequence ATGGCTAGAAAACAACAAGAAAAATCGCTCCAGACCAAGAAAGAGCTTATGGAATCAGCTAACGAACTTTTCGGAAAGAAAGGATTCGTGGAAACCACTGTGGCTGAAATCACCAAGCACGCCGGGTACGCCAAAGGCAGTTTCTACCGCCACTGGGTGAGCAAGGACAAACTTTTTCTGGAAATCGTGGAAGAAAAACTTACCGAGTACCGCAATTCCCGCGATGACCGTTTGGATAAAGCCAGATCCCTTGAAGAAGTCATGAATATCATCTGGGATTTTCTGGAAAATATCGTCCGCGACCAGAACTGGGCCAAGGTCTTTCTCGAATTCACCATCTATGCCTCACGGGTGCCGGAACTGCGCGAAGACCTAAGCTTAAGCCAATACCGCTTATCCGAAGAGGTCTTTGCCGATCTGGTCCGCGATTTTGTGGAAACAGACTATCCGCCAGAAAAAATCGGAGCCTTCAATACCGTACTCTTTGAAGGATATATGGTCCGCAGTTCCATTGAAAGCGGATTCATGATCCAAAGCAGCAACGGTGCCGGCCTGATCGGATTTGAAGATGTCCGCGAAGCCGCCATAACTCTCGCCTTAACTAATGGACTTAAAAAAGCTGAATAA
- a CDS encoding TRAP transporter substrate-binding protein has protein sequence MKKLLITVVAAAMCMCALPLTAGAKSVNLTYSNFFPPTHIQSKLAQQWSDEVIKRTDGRVSIAYFPGGTLTKAKQCYDGVVEGLSDIGMSALAYSRGRFPTMAAVDLPLGYKSGVAATKVANKVYEKFQPKELRDVKVLFFHAHGPGLLFTAKKPVKTLEDLKGMKLRGTGNSAQLLKALGAAPVAMSMPDTYQAIRKGVVDGGVYPMETNKGWKMGEVVDYCTLDYPVGYTTTFFAVMNKDKWDAISEQDQKTIMEISKEFAAKHGQAWDESDKEGREFLTKKGGQFIELSEAEGKRWKEKAAPMMDNYIKKAGKKKLNGKEILDFTVETLNKVQ, from the coding sequence ATGAAAAAACTTTTGATTACAGTAGTGGCCGCAGCCATGTGCATGTGCGCCCTGCCCCTGACTGCTGGTGCTAAATCCGTCAATCTGACCTACTCAAACTTCTTCCCGCCCACCCATATCCAGTCCAAACTGGCCCAGCAGTGGAGCGATGAAGTAATTAAACGCACTGACGGTCGCGTATCTATCGCCTACTTTCCCGGCGGCACGCTGACCAAAGCCAAGCAGTGCTACGACGGCGTAGTTGAAGGCCTTTCCGATATCGGCATGTCCGCACTGGCTTACTCCCGCGGCCGCTTCCCGACCATGGCCGCAGTTGATCTGCCCCTTGGCTACAAATCCGGCGTTGCTGCCACCAAGGTTGCCAATAAAGTTTATGAAAAATTCCAGCCCAAGGAACTGCGCGATGTAAAAGTACTTTTCTTTCATGCCCACGGTCCCGGTCTGCTCTTCACTGCCAAAAAGCCGGTTAAAACCCTTGAAGACCTCAAAGGCATGAAACTGCGCGGAACCGGCAACTCCGCCCAGTTGCTCAAAGCTCTTGGCGCGGCTCCGGTTGCCATGTCCATGCCCGACACTTATCAGGCCATCCGCAAAGGTGTTGTGGACGGCGGCGTCTACCCCATGGAAACCAACAAGGGTTGGAAAATGGGCGAAGTTGTTGATTATTGTACCCTCGATTACCCGGTCGGTTACACCACCACTTTTTTTGCGGTCATGAACAAGGACAAGTGGGATGCCATTTCCGAACAGGACCAGAAAACCATCATGGAAATCAGCAAGGAATTTGCAGCCAAACACGGTCAGGCATGGGATGAAAGCGACAAGGAAGGACGCGAATTCCTGACCAAGAAAGGCGGACAGTTCATCGAGCTCAGCGAAGCCGAAGGCAAACGTTGGAAGGAAAAAGCCGCGCCCATGATGGATAACTACATCAAGAAAGCAGGCAAGAAAAAACTCAACGGAAAAGAAATCCTCGACTTCACCGTAGAAACTTTAAATAAAGTACAGTAA